Sequence from the Larimichthys crocea isolate SSNF unplaced genomic scaffold, L_crocea_2.0 scaffold48652, whole genome shotgun sequence genome:
TGTTTACACTTCTTATTGGTAAATCCATCCATGCATATTGGACACTTTTCATCTTCGTTGCCTCCAGCTGTTGCTCCCTCTCCTGTGGTTGCTTCAGTGTTGCGCACGCTGTATTCTGATTGGCCATTCGACACCAGTCCGCTGGAGGCGCCCTCTGATTGATGAAAGTACGGTGATCCATTGAACCCAGTGGCACTATGGTGTTGGGTCATGCCTATGGCTCTTGTGTTCACCTTCTGGTACAGTTGAAGGAGAGCTCTGACAGCATGGCTCTCCATTGATGCATTTCCTCCAGATCTGTTACAGTGAACTTTGACTTCAACTTTGTCTTGACCGATGGCTGATTCCTTAAAGTCCACACCAAACTTAGCTTTGATCTTTGCTATGTTTTCATCGTAGACAGTAGTCATTATCATCCAGTGGTTCTGATCCATGGCCAGTCCAGTATCCATGAGATGATCTTTGACACAGCTCATGTCAGTGTTCA
This genomic interval carries:
- the LOC113745145 gene encoding E3 ubiquitin-protein ligase DTX3L-like; this translates as MSCVKDHLMDTGLAMDQNHWMIMTTVYDENIAKIKAKFGVDFKESAIGQDKVEVKVHCNRSGGNASMESHAVRALLQLYQKVNTRAIGMTQHHSATGFNGSPYFHQSEGASSGLVSNGQSEYSVRNTEATTGEGATAGGNEDEKCPICMDGFTNKKCKHEFCEECLTQSKQSMGPVCPVCRDVFGTIEGNQPDGKMSWDYNSYPLPGFSGYSTIVIRYDMQGGIQTEKHPNPGKYYGPIHRTAYLPHNKEGKEVLHLLKKAFDRRLIFTVGTSRTTGMENQVIWNDIHHK